The region GGGACGTCTTCGTTCTAGCTGCGCGGGAAAAGCCTTCTTTGTGCTTTGGCAAAGAGCGGCGCGGTCCGTCAGCCGATCAGCGTGACGGCAACCGTCCGGGCCAGTGCGACCAACAGGAGAATCGCCGGCCATGCGAGCAGCGCGGGCCGCAGAACGCTGCGGCTCGCACGCAGATCCATGAAGTCGAGGACGACGATCCGGCTTTTCGCGTAGGCCATGACGAGCACCGCGGCGATCGGCACGAGCAAACCGCCGCTGAGGCCCCCCACAAGCGCACCGCCTATAGCGAGCGTCAGCAGCATGGCGAGGGCGGCGACGAACTGTTCACGGGCCTGTCTGGTCATGAGAGCCTCAGGTGAGATAGACGATTGGGAACATCACGAGCCAGATCAGATCGACCACATGCCAGAGGGTGGCGATCATCACGACATTCTCCCGCGATGGGCGCCAGGCGACGATGAGCAGAATGCCCGCGCCGAAAATGACGTGGAGCAGGTGAAAGCCGGTGACGATGAAGTAGAGCTCGGAAAGTCCACCCGCCGCGGAGATACCCGAGCGGATTTCTACCGAATATTCGACGAGCTTCATGACCGTGAACGCGAGGCCGGAAAGTGCTGCGAACACTAGGGGACGTCGCACGGCATCCGTGCCGCGACGAACAGCAAGTGCCGCCTGCCAGCCACTGAAGACAAGAAGTACGGAATTGAGAGCGGCAAGCCCCGAATGGAGATGCACCCGAAGAAGAGACGCGCCCTCGGAATCCATCACCGTCATCACCATGAAGGCGACAAGCAGCGCACCGAAGGCGGCAAGCTCGCTCCACACCAGAATCCACAACAGCAGGGAGCCTGCCTCACCCCGCTCCGCCATCTCGGCAGGCATGCCCATTTCGTCCGTCGTCGCCATAGGGCTCGTCTAGCGCGGCGAGCAGCAGCCTTCTTTGCTCCGGCACAAAGAGCAGCCGGGCCGGGAGCGCCATGATCGCGGCAAAGGAAAGGAACCCAATATGACGGACGCGCAGATCGGACTCATCGTCGCCGCACCGGTCATCGCCGGCTTCGCGCTGGTGCTCTACAGGATGGGCGTTTTGCAAGGGGCGGGAACGCTCTCCGCCGTCGGCGCCTCCGTCGTCATCGCCGTCGTACTTTTCTTCGGCCAATAGGAGACCACATGAGCGGACCGACCCTTGCCGCGGCCGATATCGGCCGCCTCGAAGCGCTTCACCAAAACCTGCTCGATCTCTGCCTGCGCCTCGAAGAGGCTGCCGCCGATACGGATGTCACCGCGGAACTGAGGGACCTTGCGGATGCGATCCCGCCACTTCTCGCCGCCGTCCACAACCTGGAGGAACACCTGCTTTTTCCGGATTTTGACAGACACGCCGGTTCCTGCTTTGCCGCGATGGCTATCGAGCGCCTGAAGGCTGAACATCGTTGTGACAGGCTTGCCGGCGAAGAGCTGTCCCTGACCCTAAAGGCCGTTGCCGAAGAGCGCTGTGCTTTGTCGCCGGAGACGGTTTCGCGCATGATGGTTGGCTTTCAGGAGAGCCTTCGCCGCCATGTCTTTTCGGAAATGATGATCCTGGAGGCTCTGCTCTCCGCGAAAGCAGAGGCGCGGGACATCTTCACCTGAACCGTCCGTCAATCACGCCCCATTGCGACGTTACGGCCACGCGAAACCCAGGCCGCGCCCTCCTTCTGGTGCAGGAAGCCATTCGAGAAGCGGACGCCCGGATAGACCTCCGCCAATTCGGCAACCGCCTCCCCGCCGTCAATCTGCCCGTCGAGCACAGCGCGGTACAGCGCCGCGATCTTGGCCATATCGCAATCCTGCGGGGAGAGCCGGACGCGTGAAAGACCCGCCTTGACCAGCGGCGCCAAATCATCGACAAGCACTGCGCAGCTGTTCGACATGGTCTGGACGCCGTTCAATACGAGGAAGGACTGTCGGTCGAGCGTGCGCAGCGGCAGGCCGTCGGGCTCTTGGCCGCAGATGAACTGGCAATTGTCCTTCGTCAATCCCTTCGATCGTGCGTGGGCGCAACGCGCCGAGATGGCGAGCGGCATGCGGCCAAAGGCAA is a window of Sinorhizobium sp. BG8 DNA encoding:
- a CDS encoding hemerythrin domain-containing protein produces the protein MSGPTLAAADIGRLEALHQNLLDLCLRLEEAAADTDVTAELRDLADAIPPLLAAVHNLEEHLLFPDFDRHAGSCFAAMAIERLKAEHRCDRLAGEELSLTLKAVAEERCALSPETVSRMMVGFQESLRRHVFSEMMILEALLSAKAEARDIFT
- a CDS encoding cytochrome c oxidase subunit 3, with the protein product MATTDEMGMPAEMAERGEAGSLLLWILVWSELAAFGALLVAFMVMTVMDSEGASLLRVHLHSGLAALNSVLLVFSGWQAALAVRRGTDAVRRPLVFAALSGLAFTVMKLVEYSVEIRSGISAAGGLSELYFIVTGFHLLHVIFGAGILLIVAWRPSRENVVMIATLWHVVDLIWLVMFPIVYLT
- a CDS encoding cytochrome C oxidase subunit IV family protein; the encoded protein is MTRQAREQFVAALAMLLTLAIGGALVGGLSGGLLVPIAAVLVMAYAKSRIVVLDFMDLRASRSVLRPALLAWPAILLLVALARTVAVTLIG